The following proteins come from a genomic window of Pseudomonas cichorii:
- the argE gene encoding acetylornithine deacetylase, translated as MTPRALEILKRLIAFDTVSSESNMALIEYVRDLLATKGIESLIVKDETGKKANLFASTGPRQQPGVLLSGHTDVVPAAGQAWTVPPFEATLRDGRIYGRGTCDMKGFIALAIDAMLDAADMTLSRPLQLALSHDEEIGCVGVRRLLDVLHLAPLRPFLCVVGEPTLMQFAIGHKGKSSYRTYCRGQEAHSSLAPRAVNAIHLASDFIAELRKSQALVEQQGARDEGYDIPYSTVHIGRIDGGKALNIVPNLCTLEFEYRNLPGDDPDLLLAQLRERAEVLVREARQLSGVADIEIEIMNEYPALETHPSVEAVRLLHAFAEPGTQHIKVSYGTEGGLFAGRLNVPVVVCGPGSIEQAHKPDEFIEVSQMTAGERFLQSLLGSLRQ; from the coding sequence ATGACGCCCCGTGCACTGGAAATTCTCAAGCGCCTGATTGCCTTCGATACGGTGTCGTCAGAGTCGAACATGGCGCTGATCGAATACGTTCGCGACCTGCTGGCGACCAAGGGCATCGAGTCGCTGATCGTCAAGGACGAAACCGGCAAGAAGGCCAACCTGTTTGCCAGCACCGGTCCACGGCAACAACCGGGTGTTTTGCTGTCCGGTCATACCGACGTGGTGCCCGCTGCCGGTCAGGCCTGGACCGTTCCGCCGTTTGAAGCGACGCTACGCGACGGGCGCATTTATGGCCGTGGCACCTGCGACATGAAGGGCTTCATTGCCCTGGCCATCGACGCCATGCTCGATGCGGCGGACATGACCCTCAGTCGGCCGCTGCAACTGGCGTTGTCCCACGATGAAGAGATTGGCTGCGTCGGCGTGCGGCGTTTGCTGGACGTGCTGCATCTGGCACCGTTACGACCCTTTCTGTGCGTGGTCGGTGAGCCGACCCTGATGCAGTTCGCCATCGGCCATAAGGGCAAAAGCTCCTACCGCACCTACTGCCGTGGCCAGGAAGCGCATTCCTCCCTGGCGCCTCGTGCGGTCAACGCGATTCATCTGGCCAGCGATTTCATTGCCGAGCTGCGCAAGAGCCAGGCACTGGTCGAGCAGCAGGGCGCGCGGGACGAAGGCTACGACATTCCTTACAGCACCGTGCATATCGGTCGTATCGACGGTGGCAAGGCGCTGAATATCGTGCCGAACCTCTGCACCCTGGAGTTCGAGTACCGCAATCTGCCGGGGGATGATCCCGATCTGCTGCTTGCGCAATTGCGTGAACGTGCCGAAGTGCTCGTGCGCGAGGCCCGGCAACTGTCTGGCGTGGCGGACATCGAAATTGAAATCATGAACGAGTACCCTGCGCTGGAAACACACCCCAGCGTCGAGGCCGTTCGCCTGTTGCATGCCTTCGCCGAGCCTGGGACGCAGCACATCAAGGTTTCCTATGGCACCGAAGGCGGCCTGTTCGCCGGGCGTCTCAATGTGCCAGTGGTGGTGTGTGGGCCGGGCTCCATCGAGCAGGCGCACAAGCCCGACGAGTTTATCGAGGTCAGCCAGATGACCGCAGGCGAGCGCTTCCTGCAGAGCCTGCTGGGTTCGTTGCGGCAGTAG
- a CDS encoding NAD(P)/FAD-dependent oxidoreductase: MKQPKVDVLIIGGGIMGSSSAFFLRQRGQSVTLLERDMIGQYASGVNFGNVRRQGRFLGQLELANRSWGLWKRLPELIDDDLEFIPSGHMRVCYREDEIPELEAYAAAPEARQLDLQVYSGKALHERFPFLGPDVKGGSYAPHDGHANPRLAAPAFARAAIRAGARIEERTEVAHVQKVGGEFEVTTTDGRIFTADNLLITAGAWGQKLSEQFGEPVPLDTHGPQMAVTEPVPYALPTVIGVYTKIAHEVIYFRQIPRGNIIIGGGFRSKPDMINRRAYVEPRSIINQVQQMRRLLPGVGNLNIIRVWSGIEGYTPDSLPVMGRSGAVDGLFYAFGFCGHGFQLGPGVGDVMAELISTGSTTTSISPFDIRRFAMANEQASKAS, from the coding sequence ATGAAGCAGCCGAAAGTCGATGTGCTGATCATTGGTGGCGGGATCATGGGGTCGTCTTCGGCCTTCTTCCTGCGCCAGCGTGGCCAGTCGGTGACCTTGCTGGAGCGCGACATGATCGGCCAGTACGCCAGCGGCGTTAACTTTGGCAACGTCCGTCGTCAGGGCCGTTTTCTCGGTCAACTGGAGCTGGCTAACCGCTCGTGGGGTTTGTGGAAGCGCTTGCCGGAACTGATTGACGACGATCTGGAGTTCATTCCTTCAGGGCACATGCGGGTCTGCTACCGCGAAGATGAAATCCCGGAACTGGAAGCCTATGCCGCCGCGCCCGAAGCCCGGCAACTGGATCTGCAGGTCTACAGCGGCAAGGCGCTGCATGAGCGTTTCCCGTTTCTGGGGCCTGACGTGAAAGGCGGCTCCTACGCGCCTCACGATGGGCATGCCAACCCGCGTCTGGCCGCACCGGCCTTTGCCCGTGCCGCTATTCGGGCCGGCGCGCGGATCGAGGAGCGCACCGAGGTCGCCCACGTGCAAAAGGTCGGTGGCGAATTTGAAGTCACCACCACCGATGGCCGGATCTTCACTGCCGATAACCTGCTGATCACTGCAGGCGCCTGGGGCCAGAAACTGTCCGAGCAGTTCGGCGAGCCGGTTCCGCTGGATACCCACGGGCCGCAAATGGCGGTGACCGAACCTGTGCCTTACGCGCTGCCGACAGTGATCGGCGTCTATACCAAGATTGCCCACGAAGTGATCTATTTCCGGCAGATCCCGCGGGGCAACATCATCATTGGCGGTGGCTTTCGCAGCAAACCGGACATGATCAACCGGCGCGCCTATGTCGAGCCGCGCAGCATCATCAATCAGGTGCAGCAGATGCGCCGGTTGCTGCCCGGTGTGGGTAACCTGAACATCATCCGGGTGTGGAGCGGCATCGAAGGCTATACGCCGGATTCGTTGCCGGTCATGGGGCGTAGCGGCGCGGTGGACGGCCTGTTTTATGCCTTCGGCTTCTGCGGGCACGGCTTCCAGCTTGGCCCGGGCGTTGGGGATGTGATGGCCGAGCTGATCAGCACCGGTAGCACCACCACGTCCATCAGCCCTTTCGACATCCGTCGTTTCGCCATGGCCAACGAGCAAGCGAGTAAAGCCTCATGA
- a CDS encoding FAD/NAD(P)-dependent oxidoreductase encodes MATSRLGVADPKAARVVIIGAGPAGTRCAETLLAAGLKPILIDENRRDGGQIYRRQPEGFKRDYSALYGTEAPKARALHESFDRLRAQIDYRPDTLAWNLTPGQLCCVSQGLHTVQDFDALILCTGATDRLMPIKGWQLAGTYSLGGAQIALKAQSVSIGSQVVFMGSGPLLYLVASQYVKAGADVAAVLDTSPFSKRIGALPKLLARPGLLLNGMKLLAQLYSAKVPVHMGVQPEQILGDEQQGVSGVRVRLANGSSLTVDCDALALGYHLRPETQLADLAGCQLRFDKDSGQWLLAVDEEGRTSVKGVYAAGDGAKIRGADAAEQAGRLAALAVLQDLDIPVDPGRQAQVRKDLEVMDRFRVGLTEAFPWPAAQAAALPDDAIVCRCEMISAGELRGVMRQKGACEVNRAKAFSRVGMGRCQGRYCSQAGAEVIAAAAGVPVEQVGRQRGQAPVKPLSMLTDEVVS; translated from the coding sequence ATGGCCACTTCACGGTTAGGCGTTGCAGACCCCAAGGCTGCCAGGGTCGTCATCATCGGTGCCGGGCCTGCGGGCACCCGTTGTGCCGAGACGCTGCTGGCGGCGGGCCTCAAGCCGATTCTGATCGATGAAAACCGCCGTGACGGCGGACAGATCTACCGACGTCAGCCCGAAGGTTTCAAGCGTGACTATTCGGCGCTGTATGGCACTGAAGCGCCCAAGGCTCGTGCGCTGCATGAAAGCTTCGACCGCCTGCGCGCGCAGATCGACTATCGGCCCGACACTTTGGCCTGGAACCTGACCCCAGGCCAGTTGTGCTGTGTCAGCCAGGGGCTGCATACCGTGCAGGATTTCGATGCGCTGATTCTGTGTACCGGCGCCACTGACCGGTTGATGCCCATCAAGGGCTGGCAACTGGCGGGGACTTACAGCCTGGGCGGCGCGCAGATTGCCCTCAAGGCGCAGTCGGTATCCATTGGCAGCCAGGTCGTGTTCATGGGCAGCGGCCCGTTGCTGTATCTGGTTGCCAGCCAGTACGTGAAGGCAGGTGCCGACGTGGCGGCAGTGCTCGATACATCGCCCTTCAGCAAGCGAATCGGCGCACTGCCCAAACTGCTGGCGCGTCCGGGGTTGCTGCTCAACGGCATGAAACTGCTGGCTCAGCTTTATAGCGCCAAGGTGCCGGTACACATGGGCGTTCAGCCTGAACAGATTCTGGGTGATGAACAGCAAGGCGTCAGCGGCGTGCGGGTTCGTCTGGCCAATGGTTCGTCCCTGACGGTCGACTGCGATGCCCTGGCCCTTGGGTATCACCTGCGTCCCGAAACCCAACTGGCCGACCTTGCAGGTTGCCAGTTGCGTTTCGATAAGGATTCCGGCCAATGGCTGCTGGCTGTCGATGAAGAAGGCCGGACCTCGGTCAAAGGCGTCTACGCCGCTGGCGATGGGGCGAAGATTCGCGGTGCCGACGCTGCCGAGCAGGCTGGACGTCTGGCGGCCCTGGCCGTGTTGCAGGATCTGGATATACCGGTGGATCCGGGGCGTCAGGCCCAGGTGCGCAAGGACCTTGAGGTCATGGATCGTTTCCGTGTCGGGTTGACCGAAGCCTTTCCATGGCCCGCTGCCCAGGCCGCGGCCTTGCCTGACGATGCGATTGTCTGCCGCTGCGAAATGATCAGCGCGGGCGAACTGCGGGGCGTCATGCGTCAGAAAGGCGCCTGCGAGGTCAACCGCGCCAAGGCTTTCAGCCGGGTCGGCATGGGGCGCTGTCAGGGACGTTATTGCTCACAGGCGGGCGCTGAAGTGATTGCCGCCGCTGCGGGCGTGCCAGTCGAACAGGTCGGGCGGCAGCGCGGGCAGGCGCCGGTCAAACCCTTGTCCATGCTCACAGATGAGGTGGTGTCATGA
- a CDS encoding (2Fe-2S)-binding protein: MKGRFVRLGERDRPSVSLKVDGLSVEALQGDTLMVALLTQGAALRQSEFDPGRRAGFCLMGACQDCWVWTRSGERLRACSNEVREGLDIVTTQPEATWPLHG; this comes from the coding sequence ATGAAAGGGCGTTTCGTAAGGTTGGGCGAGCGTGATCGGCCCTCTGTCAGCCTCAAAGTCGACGGTCTTTCCGTCGAAGCCTTGCAAGGCGACACCCTGATGGTCGCCTTGCTGACCCAGGGCGCAGCCTTGCGTCAGTCCGAATTCGATCCGGGGCGTCGTGCCGGTTTCTGCCTGATGGGCGCTTGCCAGGATTGCTGGGTATGGACCCGCAGCGGCGAGCGTCTGCGCGCCTGCTCCAATGAAGTCCGCGAGGGGCTTGATATCGTCACTACACAGCCGGAGGCGACATGGCCACTTCACGGTTAG